One Phocoena phocoena chromosome 5, mPhoPho1.1, whole genome shotgun sequence genomic region harbors:
- the TMEM144 gene encoding transmembrane protein 144 produces the protein MSNNGTDLTTGFISSIVAILLFGSNFVPLKKYETGDGMFLQWVLCAAIWLVALVVNLMLHCPKFWPFAMVGGCIWATGNIAVVPIIKTIGLGLGILIWGSFNALIGWASSRFGWFGMDAEEVSKPLLNYIGAGLSVVSAFIFLFIKSKVPNNTYSVDTTPLITEHVVNKTQDPDSEHSWVDKLSTVQNRLVGCSLAVISGILYGSTFVPIIYIKDHSKRNDSIYAGASQNDLDYVFAHFSGIFLASTVYFLAYCIAMKNNPKLYPKAVLPGFLSGILWAIATCCWFIANHSLSAVVSFPIITAGPGFIAAMWGVFMFKEIQGRQNYLLMILAFCIILAGALCTAFSKL, from the exons ATGAGCAATAATGGAACAGACCTCACCACTGGTTTCATCTCCTCTATTGTAGCCATCCTTTTGTTTGGCTCAAACTTTGTACCACTTAAAAAATATGAGACTGGCGATG gaATGTTTCTCCAGTGGGTTCTTTGTGCTGCCATATGGTTGGTTGCCTTGGTGGTCAATCTGATGTTACATTGCCCTAAGTTTTGGCCTTTTGCAATGGTTGGGGGCTGCATTTGGGCAACAG GAAACATTGCGGTTGTCCCAATTATCAAAACCATTGGTTTGGGCCTTGGAATCTTAATCTGGGGATCATTTAATGCCTTAATCGGCTGGGCAAGCTCAAG GTTTGGCTGGTTTGGAATGGATGCAGAAGAGGTGTCAAAACCACTGCTCAATTATATCGGAGCCGGGCTGTCAGTAGTAAG cGCTTTCATATTTTTGTTCATCAAAAGCAAAGTACCAAATAACACATATTCTGTGGACACCACACCATTAATAACAGAGCAT GTGGTTAACAAAACTCAAGACCCCGATTCTGAACATTCCTGGGTGGATAAACTTTCTACAGTGCAAAACCGCTTAGT ggGCTGCAGTCTCGCGGTAATATCTGGAATACTCTATGGATCTACATTTGTGCCAATCATTTACATCAAGGACCACAGCAAGAGAAATGATAGTATATACGCAGGGGCAAGTCAGAACG ATTTAGACTACGTTTTTGCACACTTCAGTGGCATCTTCCTTGCAAGTACAGTCTACTTTCTGGCCTACTGTATAGCCATGAAAAATAATCCTAAACTATATCCCAAAGCAGTCTTGCCAG gatTCCTGTCTGGAATACTCTGGGCCATTGCTACCTGCTGTTGGTTCATAGCGAACCACTCCCTCAGCGCTGTGGTCAGTTTTCCAATCATCACTGCT ggtccGGGATTTATAGCTGCAATGTGGGGTGTCTTCATGTTTAAGGAAATACAG